TCGACGGCCGCGACCTTGTAGCCCTCGTCCTCCAGCACGCCTTTCAGAGACTGCCGGATGCCGGGCTCGTCGTCCACGATGAGAACAGTGTGCATGCGGGTGCTAGTTTACGCGCTCGACGGGAGCATCCTTATCCGCCAGGGGCAACTCGACGATGAACCGAGTGCCCATCGGCGAATTCTCCTCCACCCGGATGGAGCCGTGATGGTCCTCCACGATGCGGCTGACGATGGCCAGCCCCAGCCCGGTGCCGCGGCGCTTGGTGGAAAAGTACGGCAGGAAAAGCTTCTCTTTCACTTCGCGGGTGACGCCGTGGCCCGTGTCGGCCACCACGATCTCGACCGCGTCGCGCGAGCTGAGCAGTGAGGTGGAAATGTGGACTTCGCGCACCAGCGATTCCTGGACCGCCTCGGCGGCGTTGTCGACCAGGTTGGCGAAGGCGCGCTTCATGGCCTCGGGATCGGCCAGCACCTGCGGCAGTTCGGACGCCAGGTGCATCTCGACGTGGATGTTGTCGAGCCTCCCGTTGAACAGGGAGAGCGTCCCCTCGACGATCTCGTTCACGTTAGCGGGATGCGGCTGGGACGCGGGGAAGCGGGCTAGGGTGGAGAACTCGTCGACCAGCTTGCGCACGGTCTCAACCGCGCCATCGATGGTATCGGTGCAGCCCTGGATCACGGCGATCGAGGCTTCGTCCGGCGCGCTGCCTCGGTCGAGGTGGCGGCGGATTCGTTCCGCCGACAAGGCGATGGGAGTGAGCGGGTTCTTGATCTCGTGGGCCACGCGGCGCGCCACCTCGCGCCAGGCCGCCTGCTTCTGCGCCTTGAGCAGCTCGGAGAGGTCCTCGAACACGACCACGTAGCCCTGGCGCTGCCCGCGATGCTGGAGCGAGGCGATGGTGACAGCGATACTCAACCGCCCGCGCGGAACCGCGATCTCGAGCTGGCTGGTCGTACTGCCCATGCGATCGGCCTTGCGCATCATGTGGTCGAGATCGGTGGCGACATCCTCTGTGAACAGCTCGCGCAGGGTGGAGCCGCTTGCAAAGGTGCGCGCGCCGCCCTGGGGTGAGAAAAGGCGTTGCAGGGCGGCGTTGCTATGCGTCACGCGCCGGTTGGCGTCGAGCGACAGCACGCCCGTCGGGATGCTCTCTAGGATGGTTTCGATCTGGCTTCGGCGCTGTTCCAGCGCCACGTTCGCATCCCCAAGTTGCCGGCTCGAGGCCTCGATCTGCGTGCGGCTCGATTCCAGCTCCGCGGCCATCCGGTTGAAGGAAGTGACCAGCGCGCCCAGCTCGTCTGACGCCGTCACCTCGACGCGATAGTCGAGCCGCCCGCGTGAGATCTCCTGCATGGCCTCGGCCAGCGCCGCCACCGGGCGGGTGACGAGTTTGGCCAGGAACAGGGAAAGCCACGTCGCCGCGAAAAGCACCGTCACAGTCAACAGCAACAGCAGCCCCATGTAGGTGCGGCGCACCAGCTTGCGCTCCCGGCTCAGCTCGAAGTAGGCCCGCTGGTTCTGGTCCATCTGCTGGAGAGTGGTCATGAACTTGTCGGGCAGGGGCAGGGCCACGATCACCCGGCCGTTGGCGCCGACAGCTTCGGAGCCCACCATGTACGAGCGGCCCGCGATCTCGAGGGGGGCGAGCCTCTTGTCCGGCTGCACGGACAGGATCTTCTCCCGCAGCGCGCCCCAGGGCAGGGGGGCGTGGTAACTTGCTACCGCGTCGTCCTCGACCAGCGCCAGCGCAAAGCCACCCTGCAGCGAGGGCACACGCCGGCGGAACGTCGCCATCACGTCGTTGAAATTACCCGTTTGAAAAGCGTGTTCGCTGTCCGGCAGCCGCGCGATCGAGGTAGCCTCAGCCTGCGCGTTCTCGGCCGCGTAACTGGAGAGCAGCCGCGCGATTTCGCCAGAATCCTC
This genomic stretch from Terriglobia bacterium harbors:
- a CDS encoding HAMP domain-containing protein, whose translation is MSPTSPEREPKRHRRAALIALGIGIALLFALVFSQAAFNLTFLRPSTSEQTLTLTALSAVIFLLLVALSFVLIRNLVKLGAERRVGKVGSKFRTRMVTGALVLSFTPVLFMFLFAYGLMNRSIDKWFSRPVEQMREDSGEIARLLSSYAAENAQAEATSIARLPDSEHAFQTGNFNDVMATFRRRVPSLQGGFALALVEDDAVASYHAPLPWGALREKILSVQPDKRLAPLEIAGRSYMVGSEAVGANGRVIVALPLPDKFMTTLQQMDQNQRAYFELSRERKLVRRTYMGLLLLLTVTVLFAATWLSLFLAKLVTRPVAALAEAMQEISRGRLDYRVEVTASDELGALVTSFNRMAAELESSRTQIEASSRQLGDANVALEQRRSQIETILESIPTGVLSLDANRRVTHSNAALQRLFSPQGGARTFASGSTLRELFTEDVATDLDHMMRKADRMGSTTSQLEIAVPRGRLSIAVTIASLQHRGQRQGYVVVFEDLSELLKAQKQAAWREVARRVAHEIKNPLTPIALSAERIRRHLDRGSAPDEASIAVIQGCTDTIDGAVETVRKLVDEFSTLARFPASQPHPANVNEIVEGTLSLFNGRLDNIHVEMHLASELPQVLADPEAMKRAFANLVDNAAEAVQESLVREVHISTSLLSSRDAVEIVVADTGHGVTREVKEKLFLPYFSTKRRGTGLGLAIVSRIVEDHHGSIRVEENSPMGTRFIVELPLADKDAPVERVN